A window of Tripterygium wilfordii isolate XIE 37 chromosome 7, ASM1340144v1, whole genome shotgun sequence contains these coding sequences:
- the LOC120003020 gene encoding putative polyol transporter 1: MTSILLGYDIGVMSGASIYIQDDLKVSDKQIQVLAGILSLYALIGSAMAGRTSDWIGRRYTIVVSGVIFFVGAILMGFATNFAFLMVGRFVAGIGVGYGMMVAPVYTAEVAPASARGLLTSLPEVFINMGILLGYLSNYGFSKLPVHLGWRFMLGISAIPSVLLVVGVLAMPESPRWLVMKGRIGDARKVLEKTSDSKEEAQLRLDSIKEVAGIPQDCKDDVVQVQKQENTKGLWKELVFRPTPAVRHIFIAGLLLNFFQQISGIDAVVLYSPRIFEKAGIRSSNGQLLCTVAVGFVKTIFILVGTFLLDRVGRRPLLLTSVGGMVVSLILLGSGLTVIDHSSDKVTWAIGLSIFTVLSYVAFFSIGMGPMVWVYTSEIFPLRLRALGVSLGVAINRALSGTVSMTFISLYKAITIGGAFLLFAGIAAIAWIFCFTCLPETLGKTLEETERLFGHWNIWRSQPKTRDNDTVDAQQYEL; this comes from the exons ATGACCTCCATATTACTTGGTTATG ATATTGGGGTGATGAGTGGTGCCAGTATATACATACAGGATGATCTGAAAGTGAGTGATAAGCAGATCCAAGTTCTGGCTGGAATACTAAGCCTTTACGCCCTAATAGGCTCCGCCATGGCGGGCAGAACCTCCGATTGGATAGGGCGTCGCTACACCATCGTGGTGTCCGGAGTAATCTTCTTCGTCGGAGctattttgatgggttttgctACCAATTTCGCCTTCCTAATGGTCGGTCGCTTTGTTGCGGGCATTGGTGTTGGTTATGGCATGATGGTTGCACCCGTTTACACTGCGGAGGTTGCCCCTGCATCTGCTCGTGGCTTGCTCACTTCATTACCAGAG GTATTCATTAATATGGGGATATTATTGGGGTACCTCTCCAATTATGGCTTCTCTAAGCTCCCTGTTCACTTAGGTTGGCGGTTCATGCTCGGAATATCTGCAATTCCGTCTGTACTTCTGGTCGTCGGAGTGTTGGCGATGCCGGAATCACCGCGGTGGCTGGTCATGAAAGGCCGAATAGGCGATGCCAGGAAAGTTCTCGAAAAAACCTCCGACTCCAAAGAAGAAGCACAATTGAGATTAGATAGTATCAAAGAAGTAGCCGGAATCCCTCAAGATTGCAAAGACGACGTCGTTCAGGTCCAAAAGCAAGAAAACACTAAAGGTTTATGGAAAGAATTAGTCTTCCGCCCAACACCGGCGGTTCGCCACATCTTCATTGCCGGCCTTCTATTGAATTTCTTCCAGCAAATCTCTGGTATAGACGCTGTCGTTTTGTACAGTCCTAGAATCTTCGAGAAAGCCGGGATCAGATCATCAAACGGTCAGCTACTTTGCACGGTAGCCGTCGGATTTGTCAAGACGATTTTCATCTTGGTCGGAACATTCTTACTGGACAGAGTCGGCCGGCGCCCGTTACTGCTCACAAGCGTAGGAGGAATGGTGGTGTCGCTAATACTACTCGGGTCGGGTCTCACCGTGATTGATCATTCATCCGATAAGGTAACGTGGGCCATTGGATTATCCATCTTCACCGTGTTATCGTACGTCGCGTTCTTCTCGATCGGAATGGGGCCCATGGTGTGGGTCTACACGTCTGAGATCTTCCCTTTGAGGCTACGCGCTTTGGGTGTGAGTCTGGGCGTTGCAATTAACAGGGCACTGAGCGGGACGGTTTCAATGACGTTTATATCGTTGTACAAGGCAATTACGATCGGCGGGGCTTTTTTACTGTTCGCAGGGATTGCAGCGATTGCCTGGATTTTTTGTTTTACGTGTTTGCCTGAAACGTTAGGAAAGACGCTTGAGGAGACTGAGAGGCTGTTTGGTCATTGGAATATTTGGAGGTCTCAGCCTAAGACGAGGGATAATGATACAGTCGACGCTCAACAGTATGAACTTTAA